The following are from one region of the Vicinamibacterales bacterium genome:
- a CDS encoding urease subunit gamma: protein MRLTEREIDKLLVFTAADVARRRRARGLKLNHPEAIALITAEVLEGIRDGRSVADLMSYGAQILTRDDVMEGVPEMVRDIQVEGTFPDGTKLVTVHDPIR, encoded by the coding sequence ATGAGACTGACCGAGCGGGAGATCGACAAGCTCCTCGTCTTCACCGCCGCCGACGTAGCGCGGCGCCGCCGGGCGCGCGGCTTGAAGCTGAATCATCCAGAGGCGATCGCGCTCATCACGGCGGAAGTGCTCGAAGGCATCCGCGACGGCCGCAGCGTCGCGGACCTGATGTCCTACGGCGCGCAGATCCTGACGCGCGACGACGTCATGGAGGGCGTGCCCGAGATGGTCCGGGACATCCAGGTCGAAGGGACATTTCCCGACGGCACCAAGCTGGTGACCGTTCACGATCCCATTCGCTAG
- a CDS encoding urease subunit beta produces MVPGEYLIGDGEIELNAGRPPLRVRVENTGDRPIQVGSHTHFHEVNAALRFDRDAAYGRRLDIAAGTSLRFEPGEARDVVLIPLAGRRVARGMRGIVNGPLR; encoded by the coding sequence GTGGTTCCAGGCGAGTATCTGATCGGTGACGGCGAGATCGAGCTCAACGCGGGCCGGCCGCCGCTGCGCGTCCGGGTCGAGAACACCGGCGACCGGCCGATCCAGGTCGGTTCGCACACGCACTTCCACGAGGTGAACGCGGCACTGCGCTTCGATCGCGACGCCGCCTACGGACGGCGGCTCGACATCGCGGCCGGCACCTCGCTTCGCTTCGAGCCCGGCGAAGCCCGCGACGTCGTGCTGATTCCACTCGCCGGCCGGCGGGTCGCGCGCGGCATGCGCGGGATCGTGAACGGGCCATTGCGATGA